Proteins from one Panthera leo isolate Ple1 chromosome D1, P.leo_Ple1_pat1.1, whole genome shotgun sequence genomic window:
- the DDI1 gene encoding protein DDI1 homolog 1: protein MLVTVYCVRRDLSEVTFSLQVSPDFELHNFRVLCELESGVPANEIQIIHMEQVLADDHSSLGSYGLRDGDVVVLLQKESVGFRTPGRTASLPHVELAGPAEPGTSGGRQHPPPQHLQRRVQPRGLSSGEKRVSTQSLDSPVLIRSMLLSSPHDLSLLKERNPRLAEALLSGNLETFSHVLMEQQRERALREQERLRLYSADPFDLEAQARIEEEIRQQNIEENMNIAMEEAPESFGQVAMLYINCKVNGHPLKAFVDSGAQMTIMSQACAERCNIIRLVDRRWAGIAKGVGTQRIMGRVHLAQIQIEGDFLQCSFSILEDQPMDMLLGLDMLRRHQCSIDLKKNVLVIGTTGTQTSFLPEGELPLCAKLVSGAGQEESSDKEAVDTIKRSVKDLGRKKH, encoded by the coding sequence ATGCTGGTCACCGTGTACTGTGTGCGGAGGGACCTGTCGGAGGTGACCTTCTCCCTCCAGGTCAGCCCTGACTTCGAGCTGCACAACTTCCGCGTGCTGTGCGAGCTGGAGTCGGGGGTCCCCGCCAACGAGATCCAGATCATCCACATGGAGCAGGTCCTGGCCGACGACCACAGCTCGCTGGGCTCCTACGGCCTCCGCGACGGTGACGTGGTGGTACTGCTGCAGAAGGAGAGCGTGGGGTTCCGGACGCCGGGCCGCACGGCCAGCCTGCCCCACGTGGAGCTGGCCGGGCCGGCAGAGCCGGGCACGTCGGGCGGCCGCCAGCATCCCCCCCCGCAGCACCTGCAGCGCCGGGTGCAGCCCCGCGGCCTCAGCTCCGGGGAGAAGAGggtgtccacacagagcctggacAGCCCTGTGCTGATTCGGAGCATGCTGCTGTCCAGCCCCCACGACCTGTCGCTGCTGAAGGAGCGCAACCCCCGCCTGGCCGAGGCCCTGCTCAGTGGGAACCTCGAGACGTTTTCGCACGTCCTGAtggagcagcagagggagagggcccTGCGGGAGCAGGAGAGGCTTCGTCTCTACTCCGCGGACCCGTTCGACTTGGAAGCTCAGGCCAGAATCGAAGAAGAGATCCGGCAGCAGAACATCGAGGAGAACATGAACATAGCGATGGAGGAGGCCCCGGAGAGTTTCGGGCAAGTGGCCATGCTCTACATCAACTGCAAAGTCAACGGGCACCCTCTGAAGGCCTTTGTGGACTCGGGGGCCCAGATGACCATCATGAGCCAGGCTTGTGCCGAGAGGTGCAATATCATCCGGCTGGTGGACCGGCGCTGGGCTGGCATCGCCAAGGGGGTGGGCACACAGAGGATCATGGGCCGGGTCCATCTGGCTCAGATTCAGATCGAAGGGGATTTCCTTCAGTGCTCGTTCTCTATCCTCGAGGACCAGCCCATGGACATGCTTCTCGGGCTGGACATGCTCAGGAGACATCAGTGTTCCATCGACTTGAAGAAAAACGTGCTGGTGATTGGCACCACGGGCACgcagacttccttccttcccgaGGGGGAGTTACCCCTGTGTGCCAAGCTGGTGAGCGGTGCTGGGCAAGAAGAGTCTTCAGACAAGGAAGCAGTGGACACTATTAAGCGTTCGGTCAAGGATTTAGGACGGAAAAAGCACTGA